In Oryza sativa Japonica Group chromosome 11, ASM3414082v1, the following are encoded in one genomic region:
- the LOC4349791 gene encoding large ribosomal subunit protein uL24z: MKRNPRVTSSRRKCRKAHFTAPSSVRRVLMSAALSTELRHKYNVRSIPVRKDDEVQVVRGSYKGREGKVVQVYRRRWVIHVERITREKVNGSTVNVGIHPSKVVVTKLKLDKDRKAILDRKASGRAADKAKGKFTAEDVAAAGAAGASLQEID, encoded by the coding sequence atgaagCGCAATCCGCGCGTGACGAGCTCCCGGCGCAAGTGCCGGAAGGCGCACTTCACGGCGCCGTCGTCCGTCCGCCGCGTCCTCATGTCCGCCGCGCTCTCCACCGAGCTCCGCCACAAGTACAACGTCCGCTCCATCCCCGTCCGCAAGGACGACGAGGTGCAGGTGGTGAGGGGGAGCTACAAGGGCCGCGAGGGCAAGGTGGTGCAGGTCTACCGCCGCCGGTGGGTGATCCATGTCGAGCGCATCACCAGGGAGAAGGTGAACGGGTCCACCGTCAACGTCGGGATCCACCCATCCAAGGTCGTCGTCACCAAACTCAAGCTCGACAAGGACCGCAAGGCCATCCTCGACCGCAAGGCCAGCGGTCGCGCCGCCGACAAGGCCAAGGGCAAGTTCACCGCCGAGgacgttgccgccgccggcgccgccggggccTCGCTCCAGGAGATCGATTAG
- the LOC4349789 gene encoding uncharacterized protein → MAPRLSAVALAAFLLLAVVVAAAAQPKPKPAGKGGKPEKGETPGKGKPEERETPPGKGKPEEKEKPEKKKIKVKCQESRKLYPYCSAKMMECPDTCPTSCFVDCDACKPVCVCNVPGACGDPRFIGGDGNAFYFHGRRDADFCVVSDRDLHINAHFIGKRGADGMSRDFTWIQAIAVLFDDGGAHRLYVGARKTAAWDDDVDRLEVIVDGEPVLLPEDAGATWTSAAVPALTVTRTKAANGVLVALDGRFKLRANAVPITAEDSRVHRYGVTGDDCLAHLDLAFKFDALTGDVHGVVGQTYRSDYVNKFDVRASMPTLGGDHSFATSGLFAADCAVSRFGHGGRAAAVAMAA, encoded by the exons ATGGCGCCTAGGCTGAGCGCCGTTGCATTGGCGGCGTTCctgctgctcgccgtcgtcgtcgccgccgccgcccagcctaAGCCTAAGCCGGCCGGAAAAGGCGGCAAGCCGGAGAAGGGAGAGACGCCAGGGAAAGGTAAgccggaggagagggagacgcCGCCGGGGAAAGGTAAGCCGGAGGAGAAAGAGaagccggagaagaagaagataaagGTGAAGTGCCAGGAGAGCCGTAAGCTCTACCCCTACTGCTCCGCCAAGATGATGGAGTGCCCCGACACGTGTCCCACCTCCTGCTTCGTCGACTGCGACGCCTGCAAGCCCGTCTGCG TGTGCAACGTGCCGGGGGCGTGCGGCGACCCGAGGttcatcggcggcgacggcaacgccTTCTACTTCCATGGCCGGAGGGACGCCGACTTCTGCGTCGTCTCCGACCGCGACCTCCACATCAACGCGCACTTCATCGGCAAGCGCGGCGCCGACGGCATGTCGCGCGACTTCACCTGGATCCAGGCCATTGCCGTCCtcttcgacgacggcggcgcccaccGCCTCTACGTCGGCGCCAGGAAGACCGCCGCCTgggacgacgacgtcgaccgCCTCGAGGTCATCGTCGACGGCGAGCCGGTGCTCCTCCCGGAGGACGCCGGCGCCACCTggacctccgccgccgtgccggcgcTGACCGTGACGCGCACCAAGGCGGCGAACGGCGTGCTCGTGGCGCTCGACGGGCGGTTCAAGTTGAGGGCCAACGCCGTGCCCATCACCGCCGAGGACTCGAGGGTGCACCGGTACGGCGTCACCGGCGACGACTGCCTCGCCCACCTCGACCTGGCGTTCAAGTTCGACGCGCTCACCGGCGACGTGCACGGCGTCGTCGGTCAGACGTACCGCTCCGACTACGTCAACAAGTTCGACGTCAGGGCGTCCATGCCCACGCTGGGGGGCGACCACAGCTTCGCCACCTCCGGCCTGTTCGCCGCCGACTGCGCCGTGTCGCGCTTCGGACatggcggccgcgccgccgccgtcgccatggccgcgTAG